In the Silurus meridionalis isolate SWU-2019-XX chromosome 6, ASM1480568v1, whole genome shotgun sequence genome, one interval contains:
- the LOC124387188 gene encoding uncharacterized protein LOC124387188 isoform X5, producing the protein MLDVIGHFNNDMRNHTMLLFTRSSHLQSTGLEGYLKGSGKPIQSLVEKFEHRYHVLNDSTKNNHRKFRELMEKIEQMVQENRGQTLQLVTRKQEVGAMRQHEVDTLINSQLMQGCSKMEGCSSVGDYTFKSLRPTEKYDLPSPFEQSDVLEETGMDQIPGEEVKNKKHLEKSALQRNPPQTWGNSWDLIITYYLYRDAPNHQSFVTSAIRVSVFWRHMTLICQTVWISFTVSNKDLIGLFIISLYLFVEVLYLVYKSETASIETGDQTMNALDSGFVGSQHEPSKENQREFNSLLWQIGNDRPQVSDEEKIQCGKLENEEEMPLHSTESRDCEMEKGEDEGEAEGEEKVLRQQCQKGDDDELPQRVLKGEGKDEEELQQQCQNGKDDEFPQHIQTGEEADKEEIPQQCLKGDDDKLPQQIIGTTERVPHQSQLRKRNKITQHGCNPGGKNTPQQRKRANADHTLQNKKQDTPKQSKRHKDLKISKHVFKGVKGKPQDIKRSFKTKKHRYIFLGCRKITERGMTESYPNAADWRLIKRYNNATVLGVIKRYPSIICWMIIKRYPKATCCQMVKRYHSATFWGTTKQYPNIACWGMIKKIHQCGSLKGDKQIPQCDGKKDNEEKPQYNMMGHDKQIPQCNKYKREENRPQYTRSRDGEEVPQCIRGKDNDEIPQYKRDKNNEVIPKNNSVEHDKEISQCNRFRDDDMPNFSRLGHGKEKPQCNKYKHKENIPQFARSGDGKEVVQCNRGKYNKEILKCTRCKNNEEIPQTKKYKENEEIPQNTWPGNEKDIPQMTRDKGNNDVPQCNMDEDNEDYRQDNSLGDDNVKPQCTRCNDDEEIPIHNRRTDHKEEHQDKRKWDNADKQQKRKTAQDHEKIIRNKKHDQDDEIPQPSKKLEGKKIPKEYRKTDYEIPHYSRKGNEKETPQLTSVGDYKEIIEAPDYRKEGHQFGDSNNKTHYKRPDGSKTADEAENTILTCKARTHQQSSVTSVSSSSLKYKVAEDEDSRPPGEIWKPRRTKSLERLNEFKKDEDEDTGPPGGFRKLRRAKSLERFDVFKNNKDEEENMILTCKARTHQQSSVTSVSSSSLKYKVAEDKDSRPPGGIWKLRRTKSLERLNEFKKDGDEDTGPPGGFRKLRRTKSLERFEVFNRNDKKTDVIESSAFPVRPAACMLFFSHYCLIPVVLYCAFVSNVCLLMLDCTHESLKSFQGPLKGSYKDLQSASIYCKGVGKVSYMAMGKTSLLLEY; encoded by the exons ATGTTGGACGTGATCGGGCATTTTAACAATGATATGCGGAACCACACTATGCTTCTATTCACCCGATCGTCCCATCTGCAGTCCACAGGATTGGAGGGATACCTGAAAGGCAGCGGGAAGCCCATCCAGAGCTTGGTAGAAAAATTTGAGCACAGGTACCATGTGCTTAACGATTCCACAAAGAATAATCACAGGAAATTCAGGGAGTTGATGGAAAAGATTGAGCAGATGGTGCAAGAaaacagaggtcaaacattgcAGTTGGTTACAAGGAAGCAGGAAGTGGGTGCAATGAGACAGCATGAGGTGGATACTCTGATTAACAGCCAATTGATGCAAGGATGCTCCAAAATGGAAGGCTGCAGCAGTGTAGGAGACTACACATTTAAATCTTTAAGACCAACAGAGAAATACGACCTACCGAGTCCTTTTGAGCAAAGTGATGTGCTAGAGGAAACAGGGATGGATCAAATTCCTGGTGAAGAagtaaaaaacaagaaacatttAGAGAAATCAGCATTGCAAAGGAACCCTCCTCAAACATGGGGCAACTCGTGGGACTTGATCATTACTTATTACCTTTATAGAGATGCCCCCAATCATCAAA GTTTCGTGACTTCTGCTATTCGAGTTTCTGTCTTCTGGAGACACATGACCTTAATATGTCAGACAGTTTGGATCTCTTTTACAGTGTCTAACAAAGACCTCATCGGGCTCTTTATCATTAGTCTTTACCTGTTTGTGGAAGTTTTATATCTGGTGTATAAAAGTGAGACAGCATCCATAGAAACAGGTGATCAGACCATGAACGCATTGGACTCTGGGTTTGTTGGGAGCCAGCATGAGCCAAGcaaagaaaaccagagagagTTTAACTCTCTGCTGTGGCAGATTGGCAATGACAGGCCTCAGGTTTCAGACGAAGAGAAAATCCAGTGCGGCAAATTGGAGAATGAAGAAGAAATGCCACTACACAGCACAGAAAGTAGAGATTGTGAGATGGAGAAAGGTGAAGATGAAGGAGAAGCAGAGGGAGAAGAAAAAGTGCTGCGACAACAATGTCAgaaaggtgatgatgatgagctccCCCAACGTGTTCTTAAAGGTGAGGGAAAAGACGAAGAAGAGCTTCAACAACAGTGTCAGAATGGTAAAGATGATGAGTTCCCCCAACACATTCAAACAGGTGAAGAAGCAGATAAAGAAGAGATACCCCAGCAATGTCTAAAAGGTGATGATGACAAGCTACCCCAACAGATCATTGGCACTACCGAAAGGGTACCCCATCAGAGCCAATTGCGAAAAAGGAACAAGATAACCCAACATGGCTGTAATCCGGGTGGTAAAAATACACCCCAACAACGAAAGAGGGCTAATGCTGACCATACACTGCAAAACAAGAAACAAGACACACCCAAGCAAAGTAAGAGACATAAAGATCTCAAGATATCCAAACATGTCTTCAAGGGTGTGAAAGGTAAACCCCAAGACATCAAAAGGAGCTTTAAGACAAAGAAACACCGGTATATATTTCTGGGATGCCGCAAAATAACAGAAAGGGGAATGACGGAGAGTTACCCCAATGCAGCAGACTGGAGGTTGATAAAGAGATACAACAATGCAACAGTCTTAGGGGTGATAAAAAGATACCCCTCTATAATATGCTGGATGATAATAAAAAGATACCCCAAAGCTACATGCTGCCAGATGGTAAAAAGATACCATTCTGCAACATTCTGGGGGACAACAAAGCAGTACCCCAATATAGCATGCTGGGGGATGATAAAAAAGATACACCAATGTGGCAGTCTTAAAGGTGATAAACAGATACCCCAATGTGATGGGAAAAAGGATAATGAAGAGAAACCCCAATATAACATGATGGGGCATGATAAACAGATACCCCAATGTAACAAGTACAAGCGTGAAGAAAACAGACCCCAATATACAAGGAGCAGGGATGGGGAAGAGGTTCCCCAATGTATCAGGGGCAAGGATAATGACGAGATTCCCCAATATAAGAGGGACAAGAATAATGAAGTGATACCCAAGAATAACAGTGTAGAGCACGATAAAGAGATATCTCAATGTAACAGGTTTAGGGATGATGACATGCCCAATTTTAGCAGGCTGGGGCATGGTAAAGAGAAACCCCAATGTAACAAGTACAAGCATAAAGAAAATATACCCCAATTTGCAAGAAGTGGGGATGGGAAAGAGGTTGTCCAATGTAACAGGGGCAAGTATAATAAAGAGATACTCAAATGTACCAGGTGCAAGAATAATGAAGAGATACCCCAAACTAAGAAGTACAAGGAGAATGAAGAGATACCACAAAATACCTGGCCTGGAAATGAAAAAGATATCCCTCAAATGACCAGGGACAAGGGTAATAATGATGTACCTCAGTGCAACATGGACGAGGACAATGAAGATTACAGACAAGATAACAGCCTGGGGGATGATAATGTAAAACCCCAATGTACCAGGTgcaatgatgatgaagagatacCCATCCACAATAGGAGAACAGATCATAAAGAGGAACATCAAGACAAAAGAAAGTGGGATAATGCAGACAAACAACAAAAGAGGAAGACTGCCCAGGATCATGAGAAGATTATTAGAAACAAGAAACATGACCAAGATGATGAAATCCCACAACCTAGCAAGAAGCTGGAAGGAAAAAAGATACCAAAGGAGTACAGGAAGACAGACTATGAGATACCACACTATAGCAGGAAGGGGAATGAGAAAGAGACACCCCAACTCACCAGTGTGGGGGATTATAAAGAGATCATTGAGGCACCTGACTATCGAAAAGAAGGACATCAATTTGGCGATTCTAAtaacaaaacacactacaaaagaCCAGACGGCAGCAAAACTGCAG ATGAAGCAGAGAACACGATTCTAACGTGCAAAGCGAGGACACATCAGCAATCTTCTGTGACATCGGTGTCCTCGTCCTCACTGAAATATAAAG TAGCTGAGGACGAGGACTCAAGACCTCCTGGAGAGATTTGGAAACCTAGGAGGACGAAGAGTCTGGAACGATTAAACGAGTTCAAGA AAGATGAAGACGAGGACACAGGACCTCCTGGGGGGTTTAGGAAACTCAGAAGGGCGAAGAGTCTGGAACGATTCGATGTGTTTAAGA ACaataaagatgaagaagagaacATGATTCTAACATGCAAAGCGAGGACACATCAGCAATCTTCTGTGACATCAGTGTCTTCGTCCTCACTGAAATATAAAG TAGCTGAGGACAAGGACTCAAGACCTCCTGGGGGGATTTGGAAACTTAGGAGGACGAAGAGTCTGGAACGATTAAACGAATTCAAGA AAGATGGAGACGAGGACACAGGACCTCCTGGGGGGTTTAGGAAACTTAGGAGGACGAAGAGTCTGGAACGATTCGAAGTGTTTAACA GGAATGACAAGAAGACAGATGTGATTGAATCTTCAGCATTTCCTGTCAGACCTGCTGCCTGCatgcttttcttttcacattacTGCCTTATACCTGTTGTATTGTACTGTGCTTTTGTTTCTAATGTATGTTTGCTGATGCTGGATTGCACACATGAAAGTCTCAAAAGCTTTCAAGGACCTTTAAAAGGCAGTTATAAAGACCTCCAAAGTGCCAGCATTTACTGCAAAGGAGTGGGCAAAGTTTCCTACATGGCAATGGGAAAGACCAGTTTGTTACTAGAATACTAG
- the LOC124387188 gene encoding uncharacterized protein LOC124387188 isoform X11, whose protein sequence is MLDVIGHFNNDMRNHTMLLFTRSSHLQSTGLEGYLKGSGKPIQSLVEKFEHRYHVLNDSTKNNHRKFRELMEKIEQMVQENRGQTLQLVTRKQEVGAMRQHEVDTLINSQLMQGCSKMEGCSSVGDYTFKSLRPTEKYDLPSPFEQSDVLEETGMDQIPGEEVKNKKHLEKSALQRNPPQTWGNSWDLIITYYLYRDAPNHQSFVTSAIRVSVFWRHMTLICQTVWISFTVSNKDLIGLFIISLYLFVEVLYLVYKSETASIETGDQTMNALDSGFVGSQHEPSKENQREFNSLLWQIGNDRPQVSDEEKIQCGKLENEEEMPLHSTESRDCEMEKGEDEGEAEGEEKVLRQQCQKGDDDELPQRVLKGEGKDEEELQQQCQNGKDDEFPQHIQTGEEADKEEIPQQCLKGDDDKLPQQIIGTTERVPHQSQLRKRNKITQHGCNPGGKNTPQQRKRANADHTLQNKKQDTPKQSKRHKDLKISKHVFKGVKGKPQDIKRSFKTKKHRYIFLGCRKITERGMTESYPNAADWRLIKRYNNATVLGVIKRYPSIICWMIIKRYPKATCCQMVKRYHSATFWGTTKQYPNIACWGMIKKIHQCGSLKGDKQIPQCDGKKDNEEKPQYNMMGHDKQIPQCNKYKREENRPQYTRSRDGEEVPQCIRGKDNDEIPQYKRDKNNEVIPKNNSVEHDKEISQCNRFRDDDMPNFSRLGHGKEKPQCNKYKHKENIPQFARSGDGKEVVQCNRGKYNKEILKCTRCKNNEEIPQTKKYKENEEIPQNTWPGNEKDIPQMTRDKGNNDVPQCNMDEDNEDYRQDNSLGDDNVKPQCTRCNDDEEIPIHNRRTDHKEEHQDKRKWDNADKQQKRKTAQDHEKIIRNKKHDQDDEIPQPSKKLEGKKIPKEYRKTDYEIPHYSRKGNEKETPQLTSVGDYKEIIEAPDYRKEGHQFGDSNNKTHYKRPDGSKTADNKDEAENTILTCKARTHQQSSVTSVSSSSLKYKAEDKDSRPPGGIWKLRRTKSLERLNEFKKDGDEDTGPPGGFRKLRRTKSLERFEVFNRNDKKTDVIESSAFPVRPAACMLFFSHYCLIPVVLYCAFVSNVCLLMLDCTHESLKSFQGPLKGSYKDLQSASIYCKGVGKVSYMAMGKTSLLLEY, encoded by the exons ATGTTGGACGTGATCGGGCATTTTAACAATGATATGCGGAACCACACTATGCTTCTATTCACCCGATCGTCCCATCTGCAGTCCACAGGATTGGAGGGATACCTGAAAGGCAGCGGGAAGCCCATCCAGAGCTTGGTAGAAAAATTTGAGCACAGGTACCATGTGCTTAACGATTCCACAAAGAATAATCACAGGAAATTCAGGGAGTTGATGGAAAAGATTGAGCAGATGGTGCAAGAaaacagaggtcaaacattgcAGTTGGTTACAAGGAAGCAGGAAGTGGGTGCAATGAGACAGCATGAGGTGGATACTCTGATTAACAGCCAATTGATGCAAGGATGCTCCAAAATGGAAGGCTGCAGCAGTGTAGGAGACTACACATTTAAATCTTTAAGACCAACAGAGAAATACGACCTACCGAGTCCTTTTGAGCAAAGTGATGTGCTAGAGGAAACAGGGATGGATCAAATTCCTGGTGAAGAagtaaaaaacaagaaacatttAGAGAAATCAGCATTGCAAAGGAACCCTCCTCAAACATGGGGCAACTCGTGGGACTTGATCATTACTTATTACCTTTATAGAGATGCCCCCAATCATCAAA GTTTCGTGACTTCTGCTATTCGAGTTTCTGTCTTCTGGAGACACATGACCTTAATATGTCAGACAGTTTGGATCTCTTTTACAGTGTCTAACAAAGACCTCATCGGGCTCTTTATCATTAGTCTTTACCTGTTTGTGGAAGTTTTATATCTGGTGTATAAAAGTGAGACAGCATCCATAGAAACAGGTGATCAGACCATGAACGCATTGGACTCTGGGTTTGTTGGGAGCCAGCATGAGCCAAGcaaagaaaaccagagagagTTTAACTCTCTGCTGTGGCAGATTGGCAATGACAGGCCTCAGGTTTCAGACGAAGAGAAAATCCAGTGCGGCAAATTGGAGAATGAAGAAGAAATGCCACTACACAGCACAGAAAGTAGAGATTGTGAGATGGAGAAAGGTGAAGATGAAGGAGAAGCAGAGGGAGAAGAAAAAGTGCTGCGACAACAATGTCAgaaaggtgatgatgatgagctccCCCAACGTGTTCTTAAAGGTGAGGGAAAAGACGAAGAAGAGCTTCAACAACAGTGTCAGAATGGTAAAGATGATGAGTTCCCCCAACACATTCAAACAGGTGAAGAAGCAGATAAAGAAGAGATACCCCAGCAATGTCTAAAAGGTGATGATGACAAGCTACCCCAACAGATCATTGGCACTACCGAAAGGGTACCCCATCAGAGCCAATTGCGAAAAAGGAACAAGATAACCCAACATGGCTGTAATCCGGGTGGTAAAAATACACCCCAACAACGAAAGAGGGCTAATGCTGACCATACACTGCAAAACAAGAAACAAGACACACCCAAGCAAAGTAAGAGACATAAAGATCTCAAGATATCCAAACATGTCTTCAAGGGTGTGAAAGGTAAACCCCAAGACATCAAAAGGAGCTTTAAGACAAAGAAACACCGGTATATATTTCTGGGATGCCGCAAAATAACAGAAAGGGGAATGACGGAGAGTTACCCCAATGCAGCAGACTGGAGGTTGATAAAGAGATACAACAATGCAACAGTCTTAGGGGTGATAAAAAGATACCCCTCTATAATATGCTGGATGATAATAAAAAGATACCCCAAAGCTACATGCTGCCAGATGGTAAAAAGATACCATTCTGCAACATTCTGGGGGACAACAAAGCAGTACCCCAATATAGCATGCTGGGGGATGATAAAAAAGATACACCAATGTGGCAGTCTTAAAGGTGATAAACAGATACCCCAATGTGATGGGAAAAAGGATAATGAAGAGAAACCCCAATATAACATGATGGGGCATGATAAACAGATACCCCAATGTAACAAGTACAAGCGTGAAGAAAACAGACCCCAATATACAAGGAGCAGGGATGGGGAAGAGGTTCCCCAATGTATCAGGGGCAAGGATAATGACGAGATTCCCCAATATAAGAGGGACAAGAATAATGAAGTGATACCCAAGAATAACAGTGTAGAGCACGATAAAGAGATATCTCAATGTAACAGGTTTAGGGATGATGACATGCCCAATTTTAGCAGGCTGGGGCATGGTAAAGAGAAACCCCAATGTAACAAGTACAAGCATAAAGAAAATATACCCCAATTTGCAAGAAGTGGGGATGGGAAAGAGGTTGTCCAATGTAACAGGGGCAAGTATAATAAAGAGATACTCAAATGTACCAGGTGCAAGAATAATGAAGAGATACCCCAAACTAAGAAGTACAAGGAGAATGAAGAGATACCACAAAATACCTGGCCTGGAAATGAAAAAGATATCCCTCAAATGACCAGGGACAAGGGTAATAATGATGTACCTCAGTGCAACATGGACGAGGACAATGAAGATTACAGACAAGATAACAGCCTGGGGGATGATAATGTAAAACCCCAATGTACCAGGTgcaatgatgatgaagagatacCCATCCACAATAGGAGAACAGATCATAAAGAGGAACATCAAGACAAAAGAAAGTGGGATAATGCAGACAAACAACAAAAGAGGAAGACTGCCCAGGATCATGAGAAGATTATTAGAAACAAGAAACATGACCAAGATGATGAAATCCCACAACCTAGCAAGAAGCTGGAAGGAAAAAAGATACCAAAGGAGTACAGGAAGACAGACTATGAGATACCACACTATAGCAGGAAGGGGAATGAGAAAGAGACACCCCAACTCACCAGTGTGGGGGATTATAAAGAGATCATTGAGGCACCTGACTATCGAAAAGAAGGACATCAATTTGGCGATTCTAAtaacaaaacacactacaaaagaCCAGACGGCAGCAAAACTGCAG ACAATAAAGATGAAGCAGAGAACACGATTCTAACGTGCAAAGCGAGGACACATCAGCAATCTTCTGTGACATCGGTGTCCTCGTCCTCACTGAAATATAAAG CTGAGGACAAGGACTCAAGACCTCCTGGGGGGATTTGGAAACTTAGGAGGACGAAGAGTCTGGAACGATTAAACGAATTCAAGA AAGATGGAGACGAGGACACAGGACCTCCTGGGGGGTTTAGGAAACTTAGGAGGACGAAGAGTCTGGAACGATTCGAAGTGTTTAACA GGAATGACAAGAAGACAGATGTGATTGAATCTTCAGCATTTCCTGTCAGACCTGCTGCCTGCatgcttttcttttcacattacTGCCTTATACCTGTTGTATTGTACTGTGCTTTTGTTTCTAATGTATGTTTGCTGATGCTGGATTGCACACATGAAAGTCTCAAAAGCTTTCAAGGACCTTTAAAAGGCAGTTATAAAGACCTCCAAAGTGCCAGCATTTACTGCAAAGGAGTGGGCAAAGTTTCCTACATGGCAATGGGAAAGACCAGTTTGTTACTAGAATACTAG
- the LOC124387188 gene encoding uncharacterized protein LOC124387188 isoform X12: MLDVIGHFNNDMRNHTMLLFTRSSHLQSTGLEGYLKGSGKPIQSLVEKFEHRYHVLNDSTKNNHRKFRELMEKIEQMVQENRGQTLQLVTRKQEVGAMRQHEVDTLINSQLMQGCSKMEGCSSVGDYTFKSLRPTEKYDLPSPFEQSDVLEETGMDQIPGEEVKNKKHLEKSALQRNPPQTWGNSWDLIITYYLYRDAPNHQSFVTSAIRVSVFWRHMTLICQTVWISFTVSNKDLIGLFIISLYLFVEVLYLVYKSETASIETGDQTMNALDSGFVGSQHEPSKENQREFNSLLWQIGNDRPQVSDEEKIQCGKLENEEEMPLHSTESRDCEMEKGEDEGEAEGEEKVLRQQCQKGDDDELPQRVLKGEGKDEEELQQQCQNGKDDEFPQHIQTGEEADKEEIPQQCLKGDDDKLPQQIIGTTERVPHQSQLRKRNKITQHGCNPGGKNTPQQRKRANADHTLQNKKQDTPKQSKRHKDLKISKHVFKGVKGKPQDIKRSFKTKKHRYIFLGCRKITERGMTESYPNAADWRLIKRYNNATVLGVIKRYPSIICWMIIKRYPKATCCQMVKRYHSATFWGTTKQYPNIACWGMIKKIHQCGSLKGDKQIPQCDGKKDNEEKPQYNMMGHDKQIPQCNKYKREENRPQYTRSRDGEEVPQCIRGKDNDEIPQYKRDKNNEVIPKNNSVEHDKEISQCNRFRDDDMPNFSRLGHGKEKPQCNKYKHKENIPQFARSGDGKEVVQCNRGKYNKEILKCTRCKNNEEIPQTKKYKENEEIPQNTWPGNEKDIPQMTRDKGNNDVPQCNMDEDNEDYRQDNSLGDDNVKPQCTRCNDDEEIPIHNRRTDHKEEHQDKRKWDNADKQQKRKTAQDHEKIIRNKKHDQDDEIPQPSKKLEGKKIPKEYRKTDYEIPHYSRKGNEKETPQLTSVGDYKEIIEAPDYRKEGHQFGDSNNKTHYKRPDGSKTADNKDEAENTILTCKARTHQQSSVTSVSSSSLKYKVAEDEDSRPPGEIWKPRRTKSLERLNEFKKDGDEDTGPPGGFRKLRRTKSLERFEVFNSECCVSSLQ; this comes from the exons ATGTTGGACGTGATCGGGCATTTTAACAATGATATGCGGAACCACACTATGCTTCTATTCACCCGATCGTCCCATCTGCAGTCCACAGGATTGGAGGGATACCTGAAAGGCAGCGGGAAGCCCATCCAGAGCTTGGTAGAAAAATTTGAGCACAGGTACCATGTGCTTAACGATTCCACAAAGAATAATCACAGGAAATTCAGGGAGTTGATGGAAAAGATTGAGCAGATGGTGCAAGAaaacagaggtcaaacattgcAGTTGGTTACAAGGAAGCAGGAAGTGGGTGCAATGAGACAGCATGAGGTGGATACTCTGATTAACAGCCAATTGATGCAAGGATGCTCCAAAATGGAAGGCTGCAGCAGTGTAGGAGACTACACATTTAAATCTTTAAGACCAACAGAGAAATACGACCTACCGAGTCCTTTTGAGCAAAGTGATGTGCTAGAGGAAACAGGGATGGATCAAATTCCTGGTGAAGAagtaaaaaacaagaaacatttAGAGAAATCAGCATTGCAAAGGAACCCTCCTCAAACATGGGGCAACTCGTGGGACTTGATCATTACTTATTACCTTTATAGAGATGCCCCCAATCATCAAA GTTTCGTGACTTCTGCTATTCGAGTTTCTGTCTTCTGGAGACACATGACCTTAATATGTCAGACAGTTTGGATCTCTTTTACAGTGTCTAACAAAGACCTCATCGGGCTCTTTATCATTAGTCTTTACCTGTTTGTGGAAGTTTTATATCTGGTGTATAAAAGTGAGACAGCATCCATAGAAACAGGTGATCAGACCATGAACGCATTGGACTCTGGGTTTGTTGGGAGCCAGCATGAGCCAAGcaaagaaaaccagagagagTTTAACTCTCTGCTGTGGCAGATTGGCAATGACAGGCCTCAGGTTTCAGACGAAGAGAAAATCCAGTGCGGCAAATTGGAGAATGAAGAAGAAATGCCACTACACAGCACAGAAAGTAGAGATTGTGAGATGGAGAAAGGTGAAGATGAAGGAGAAGCAGAGGGAGAAGAAAAAGTGCTGCGACAACAATGTCAgaaaggtgatgatgatgagctccCCCAACGTGTTCTTAAAGGTGAGGGAAAAGACGAAGAAGAGCTTCAACAACAGTGTCAGAATGGTAAAGATGATGAGTTCCCCCAACACATTCAAACAGGTGAAGAAGCAGATAAAGAAGAGATACCCCAGCAATGTCTAAAAGGTGATGATGACAAGCTACCCCAACAGATCATTGGCACTACCGAAAGGGTACCCCATCAGAGCCAATTGCGAAAAAGGAACAAGATAACCCAACATGGCTGTAATCCGGGTGGTAAAAATACACCCCAACAACGAAAGAGGGCTAATGCTGACCATACACTGCAAAACAAGAAACAAGACACACCCAAGCAAAGTAAGAGACATAAAGATCTCAAGATATCCAAACATGTCTTCAAGGGTGTGAAAGGTAAACCCCAAGACATCAAAAGGAGCTTTAAGACAAAGAAACACCGGTATATATTTCTGGGATGCCGCAAAATAACAGAAAGGGGAATGACGGAGAGTTACCCCAATGCAGCAGACTGGAGGTTGATAAAGAGATACAACAATGCAACAGTCTTAGGGGTGATAAAAAGATACCCCTCTATAATATGCTGGATGATAATAAAAAGATACCCCAAAGCTACATGCTGCCAGATGGTAAAAAGATACCATTCTGCAACATTCTGGGGGACAACAAAGCAGTACCCCAATATAGCATGCTGGGGGATGATAAAAAAGATACACCAATGTGGCAGTCTTAAAGGTGATAAACAGATACCCCAATGTGATGGGAAAAAGGATAATGAAGAGAAACCCCAATATAACATGATGGGGCATGATAAACAGATACCCCAATGTAACAAGTACAAGCGTGAAGAAAACAGACCCCAATATACAAGGAGCAGGGATGGGGAAGAGGTTCCCCAATGTATCAGGGGCAAGGATAATGACGAGATTCCCCAATATAAGAGGGACAAGAATAATGAAGTGATACCCAAGAATAACAGTGTAGAGCACGATAAAGAGATATCTCAATGTAACAGGTTTAGGGATGATGACATGCCCAATTTTAGCAGGCTGGGGCATGGTAAAGAGAAACCCCAATGTAACAAGTACAAGCATAAAGAAAATATACCCCAATTTGCAAGAAGTGGGGATGGGAAAGAGGTTGTCCAATGTAACAGGGGCAAGTATAATAAAGAGATACTCAAATGTACCAGGTGCAAGAATAATGAAGAGATACCCCAAACTAAGAAGTACAAGGAGAATGAAGAGATACCACAAAATACCTGGCCTGGAAATGAAAAAGATATCCCTCAAATGACCAGGGACAAGGGTAATAATGATGTACCTCAGTGCAACATGGACGAGGACAATGAAGATTACAGACAAGATAACAGCCTGGGGGATGATAATGTAAAACCCCAATGTACCAGGTgcaatgatgatgaagagatacCCATCCACAATAGGAGAACAGATCATAAAGAGGAACATCAAGACAAAAGAAAGTGGGATAATGCAGACAAACAACAAAAGAGGAAGACTGCCCAGGATCATGAGAAGATTATTAGAAACAAGAAACATGACCAAGATGATGAAATCCCACAACCTAGCAAGAAGCTGGAAGGAAAAAAGATACCAAAGGAGTACAGGAAGACAGACTATGAGATACCACACTATAGCAGGAAGGGGAATGAGAAAGAGACACCCCAACTCACCAGTGTGGGGGATTATAAAGAGATCATTGAGGCACCTGACTATCGAAAAGAAGGACATCAATTTGGCGATTCTAAtaacaaaacacactacaaaagaCCAGACGGCAGCAAAACTGCAG ACAATAAAGATGAAGCAGAGAACACGATTCTAACGTGCAAAGCGAGGACACATCAGCAATCTTCTGTGACATCGGTGTCCTCGTCCTCACTGAAATATAAAG TAGCTGAGGACGAGGACTCAAGACCTCCTGGAGAGATTTGGAAACCTAGGAGGACGAAGAGTCTGGAACGATTAAACGAGTTCAAGA AAGATGGAGACGAGGACACAGGACCTCCTGGGGGGTTTAGGAAACTTAGGAGGACGAAGAGTCTGGAACGATTCGAAGTGTTTAACAGTGAGTGTTGTGTATCATCTCTACAATAA